The sequence below is a genomic window from Saccopteryx leptura isolate mSacLep1 chromosome 3, mSacLep1_pri_phased_curated, whole genome shotgun sequence.
tggcccccctgccgcacttccggaagggacacctctttcattggtggtcagtgagaggaacacattgaccatctcattagccaaagtaggcccatagttcccattgaaatattggtcagtttgttgatttaaacttacttgttctggcctgacctgtggtggcgcagtggataaagcgtcaacctagaaacactgaggttgccggttcaaaaccctgggcttgcctggtcaaggcacatatgggagttgatgcttcctgctccttccccccttctctctctctctctctctctctctcccccctctctcctctctataatgaataaataaaatctttttaaaaagtaaataaaaaataaacttacttgttctttatcttaaatattgtatttgttcctgttttgtttttttactttaaaataagatatgtgcagtgtgcatagggatttgttcacagttttttttatagtccggccctccaatggtctgagggacagtgaactggccccctgtgtaaaaagtttggggacccccctGGACTAGATTAAGCAAGACAGGAAACCTGATGGGAGGATTGAAGGACAGGGGAATGAAAACACAGATGCGGCCAACATTTCATAAAAGTGGGCTCTTGTGAGAGCCCACTGAGGAGAACACGCATTCACTGTTGCACTGTATGAAGTCTTTGAAATATAACTAAAAGTTtgtattgagaaaaaagaaccttCCCTTCCTGCTAGTTCCTAACCCATCCCTACCTTCCCCGTGTACAAATCTCCTTCAGAGAGCTGTCCAAGCTCAGCTGTCCAAGCTCAGGTGGCCAACACCCCCTTCCGCTCTCCATCCCAGTCCACTGTGCACGCCCCCTCCACCCTCAGCTACTCCAGCTTCTGCACAGGGTGTTCCTACTGCCTGCAGGTCCCTCCACTTGCCATCACTGAGCCTAAGTCTTACTCCCCCTCCAAgaactgataaagaaaaaaagccacCTCTTACAAGAAGCCTTCCAGCAACCAAAGCACCCCCTTGATTTCCTCTGCTGATGAATTCATTGCACTTCACTTAAAACTGCTGCCAACAGTCTGTCTCCACCCTAAATCCAGCCTGCTCCTTTTGCCAGAATGTTCACCCCTGACCAACTTCTCCTGCGCCGCAGGGAGGCATCTCCTGGTTAGCCCGCCGGACCCACCCTGCCTCCTTCAGGACGTTCCCTCTGTCCCGCACTTCTCGCACTCGACCCATGTGCTTACAGATGTGCCTTGATTTACGGGACGGTTCCCCCACCGCGCTGACTCAGGTTTTGTCCACTAAAGTATCCCCTGCTACCTAGACCGCACGCAGTAACGTGTTTATATCACTTAATTCGTTTAAAAAGCAGAACAAATAGTAAGTATGCACGAGGGCAGTCCCGCGGTAGGGACGAGCTCGGGCGCTGCAGACCAGTGTGCTTCCCCACCCGCGTCCGAACCCGGGGCTCCGCGAGCAGCGGCGGGTGGAGGGAGCGGCGGGAGCCGGCGCGGCGGGGGCCTACCTCGGCGTCGCGGTTCAGGCGGTAGACGTAGAGCTGCGAGGTCCCGGCCACCACGAGGTTGCGCTCGCTGTTGTTGAAGAAGTTGCAGTACATGGAGAACTCGAGCCCGGTGGGCGGATGCGCCTGTTTGTAGACGGCGTACATGGCGCCGAGTTCGGGCTGCGTGGGGCCGCAGGCCACACACCGAGCGGGCTCCCGCCACAGCCGCCCACTTGGCAGTTGGAAGCCCGCTCGCGGTGGGCCGGGGGGACCGGGACGGCGGTGAACACGGTCCGGCCGGGCCCGGAAGCTGAGCGCGGAGGTTCCGGGGTCCTGTTGCTGCGCCTGCGCAGTGCAGGGGCGACAGCGGCCCCTGGTGGCCCGGAGGCGCGCGGGGAGGCCTCGCGGCCCCACCTCTGACTCCGACTCCAGGTCTCCCGAGTGCGTCCGAATTCCCGGGACTCAGGGACCGGCAACGCGGCGGCGGGGTGGAAGCGGATCGGGGGGATTGCGACGGCTCAGGACGGCGAGGACCCTTGCCTGACCCCAGTATGGTGGGATCAGCGTGCAGGCTCGCCTCCTCCTCCAAGCGCCGGCTCCCTGGGTGAGCTCGGCCAGGCTCGTGGCGTGGGCCCGGCGGGGACAGCTTCCTGGACCCATCCCGTCCCGTCTCTCCTCTGCGTGACCCCCCTGCCAAGGGACCCACCATCAACCGTCTCCACCAAAACCCGGGCGCTGCAGGCGAACAGTCCTGGGCACCTGGGACCACCTGTTTGCCAGTCGTCCTGGCCTCCCCCTCCCGCttgagagacagagtcagagaaagagacagacaggcagggagagagatgagaaacataagttcttcgttgtggttccttagttgttcactgattgatttttatCATATGGGCCTTGgtggggggcacagcagaccgagtgaccccttgctcaagtgctccagccagcgaccttgggctcaagctggtgagccttgttcaaaccagatgaacccgcgctcaagctggcgacctcggggtctcgaacctgggtcctctgcatcccagtctggcactctatccactgcgccacggcacGGCATGATCAGGCCAGCACTACTGTTTTCTCCTGATCTTGCTGCCCCctctcccctaccccccacccccagggctggCACAATTCCTCGCTTCCGGGACCCTGCATCCAAAATCTCACACAACTAAGCTGACCTCTCTCCTCCTCGTGTAGGGAGTCACCCCAGATACACTGGGACAAGCCTGCGCTTTAGAAATGGAATATGGAATAGTCAAGAATAAAACAACCGTggtcctgaagcacaaaggttgcaggttgggtcccgggtcagggtacatacaagaagagTAAACCAATGGACCCTGGCTGgctgtcacagtggatagagcattggcctggcatatggactttAGATTGgactccaggtcagggcacaaaggaccatctgctgctctccccctcccacagccagtggctcagttggcccCGGCCCTGATAGTTGGATAGTTCGTTAGTTTCATCCTCAGCCTCAGAAGAGGTTGGGTAGACCCCAGCATATGTGAGTctatctttccctcctctcacttaaagataaagaaaaatcaacccatgaatgcataaataagtgaaacaacaactgatgcttctcttcctttctcttcgaaatcaatcagtaaaagaaattaacaagaaaatatagcctgaccaggtggtggcacagtggatagatgcaaaggacccaggtttgagactccgagggcaccagcttgagcgcgggctcatctggtttgagcaaaagcccaccagcttgaacccaaggtcgctggctccagcaaagggttactcggtctgctgaaggcctgcggtcaaggcacatatgagaaagcaatcaatgaacaactaaggtgttgcaacgcgcaataaaaaactaatgattgatgcttatctctctccgttcctgtctatccctctctctgactcactctgtctctgtaaaaaaaataataataataattaaaaaaaaagaaagtatagtcACATTTGAGAAATTGCATGTGAATTGTGTGTTGTGTGCAAGTTGGCCCACTTGCTCATATTAGCAACAAAGCTCTGTGAGTCTGGACTGTGGAGCAGTGCACAAAGTAGCCACTTGGGATGCCCAGGCAGGTGTGTGATCCCTGAGCCACACCAAACCCCTTCAAAAGTCCTAAAAAGTCCTGAAGCCAGTCCTGTGAGATTGTGCTGGAGGAGGCAGCAGGGGCAGAAGGCTGACTCTCCGCCTCCACGTCAAATGGACAGTCATTGCACCCACATCACAGGGCACCAGTGATAACTAAGTCCATGCCCACAGGACGGTCGGACTGGAGACGGGCACCTGGACAGACGCCCTGACGAGCGAGTGAGCACGCGTCTGTGGGAGAGAGGTAGCCAGGGTGGGACTGAAGGAGCAGTCTGGGGGGGCAGCAGTAAGTGGGGTGCAGCTCCAACCCAGCCAGAGGGACTGGCAGCAGGACTGGCAGCAGGAAAGCCAAAGTGGGCCCACCTAGTGGACTCTCTTCATCAGTGGAGTTgccatggggggtgggggcgtgTCTGATGGATTGGAGGATGGTCCGAGGGTGAGGTGCTGGCTGCCCAGAAGCCCCTGAGCACAGCTATTTTGGCTCATCAGGGCCCCAGGCACTGCCTCTTTCAGTTGCCTTTCTTGGTGGGAGTCCCTTCCCTCCCGGCAGGAAGAGCAGGCCAGGCAAGGACAGGAAATGTCTTTATTGAAGCTGGGTGGCTGAGGCGTAGGGGAGGGAGATTCTCAGAGGCCTGGGGCTCTCTAGGGAGGGCTGTAGGTTGAGGCAGGGCCAGGAACCAGACGCAAGGGCCTTGGAGTGGGGTGGAAGCATCAGAGGGTGATGTTGTCCTCGTACAGAGACAGCAGCAGCAGGATGGCCCAGCCGCCCAGCAGGCCCACATTGTGCAGCAGGAAGAGGAGCCAAGGCCGCTGGTCCCGCACGCTCAGCATGGCGGGGAGCTGAGGGGGTGGGCACCGGGTCAGCCAGCCCTCAGCCCAGTGCCCCAGGCTCAGCTCCCCGCCAGGGCAGACCCCTCCACAACCTCCCCTCCACCTTCCGCCCTGACCATGTCGCAGAGCGCCACGTAGAGGAAGAGGCCGACGGCCACAGCCAGGATCCAGGACTCGCTCTCCTCGCCGACGCCCACCGCAAGGGCCACGTAGAGGCCGGCGAAGGCCGTGAGCGCCGAGGCCAAGTTCAGCAGCAGCGCCCGGGGTGCCGACAGCCCAGCGTGCAGCAGGGCAGCGAAGTCCCCTGGGGCAGGTGATTCGGAGTCAGGGCGAGACGAGTTCAGTCAGGCCaggccccacccctcacccccacccaggcAGCAGCTCTGGGCCGGCCCCGCCCTGTGGGGCTTACCCAGCTCGTGTGGCACTTCGTGGCAGATCACGGCCAGCGAGGTGGCCAGCCCCGTCTTCCAGGAGGACGTGAAGGCAGCGCCCACGGCCAGCCCGTCGGCAAAGTTGTGCAGGGCATCCCCCAGCGTGATCATGTAGGGCAGCAGCCTCAGCTCTAGCAGGTGCAGCGGGCAGGGGTTGGCGTCAGCCTGGTCGCCACCAAACGACCGGCCCCCAACCCGTCTAAGGCCTTCCCCAGGGCTCACCTGGGCTCAGTCTCCGGGGCCGGGGGTTCAGGAGCTCGGGGCTCTCCTCCGCCACCTGGAGGAGCAAGTCCGTGTGGATGAGCCCCCTGGACAGGCAGGGTGAGGCTGGGCCGCGGGTCAGCCTGAGCCCCCTGGACAGGCAGGGTGAGGCTGGGCCCCGGGTCAGCCTCAGAGGCCCGGGGCAGGCCCTTGTGGAGGAGGGTCACGCCCGGGCAGGGAGGCTCACCAGGTCAGCGTGGGAGCTCTCGTGGGGCTGCTTGGGCTGCCGGAGCTCCCTGGGAGCGAGCTGCAGGGGCACGCCATGGCTGTGGCCACTGTGGCCCGTGTGGCTGCGGGGCTCGTCCTTCGGGTCCTGCAGGGACACCGCTCAGGGCCTGCGACCTCTTCTCCCCATCCGCCTGCCCTGTCCAGTCCCCGCCAGCCCGACTTACCTCAGGGTCCAGGGGCAGTAAGAGGTCACAGAGTTTCTCGAACAGGAAGAAGGCGTAGAGGCCGCTAAGTGCCACCAGGAGGCGCCaggtgggctgtgggctgtggtCCTCGACTCTGTGCTCCTCGAAACCGTGCTCCTGGTGCACGTTGTGCTGGTGCAGCCCCAGAacctgggggcggggcggggggggggacacGTGCTGCCTCAGGGTCTCCCTCCCACACGTGGAAAAAGAGAGGTTAGGGTTGGGGGAAGGGCTGCagagcaggagccctggaaggaggACCAGGTCCAGGGCCGACCTTAGGCGTCAGGTGCAGGAAGGCGTCTCCGGTGAGGGCGCCCACGGCCAGGCCCAGGAAGGTCTGGATGACGTAGTGGGCCGTGGTGCTGCAGCCGGTGCAGATGAGAAGCAGGAGGCCCAGAACTGAGCAGAGGCAGATGAGCAGTGTCGCCAGGGAGCTGTACAGATACTCTGAGGGCGCGGGACAAAGGGGGCCTCGATGAGAACCCCAGCTTTCAGCCTTCCCAaggggagagtgtgtgtgtgtgcgcgtgcgtggtGGGGGGTGTCCACGAGTAAGCAGGAGCTCAGCAGGGTTACAGGCAGTCAGGTAGCCAGCAGGTCTCCGCTCCTGCTGACACCCTCAGCCTCAAagctccatcctcctcctcctccctccaggccCCCCTCAATCCCCTGTGACCTCTCTGCTCCACTGTCGCCTCCCTGGGCTGCCCCACTGCTGTGCAGCCAGCAGCCCTGGGCTTCCCAGCCAGGCCGGCCGGGGAGACGAGCACTCACTCTCCGCCTGGCTGAGCTGGTTGTAGGCAGGGTGGCTGGGCTGGACGTGACAAGCCCCGCTCAACTGCTGCTGCAGGAGAGCCGGACTCAGCTGGACCCAGGCCTCTGGGCTCACCCCTGTCTGCTCCGACAGGCCATACACAGCCATCACCTCCCTGGCACTCAGGCACACCTGGGAGGTGGCAGGATGGGGAGTCAGGGCCCTGAGCGGGCCTGGGGCACCCCGCCTCTCCCCAGGGCTATGGCGCCCAGGCTGCTCACGGTGTCCCACACGCTGGAGCTGCTGCTGTTGGGGGTGGCAAGGTCGCCCCTCTTTCTCCGATGGATGTGGTGGTGGTGATCGTGGTCACTGTGACGATCGTGGTCACTGTGGTGGCTGTGGTCCCCGTGGTCACTGTGGTGATCGTGGTCACTGTGGTGGCTGTGGTCCCCGTGGTCACTGTGGTCACTGTGGTGGCTGTGGTCTCCGTGGGGCTCAGTCTCTCTGCCCACTCCCAGGTGCCGCATCAGGGCCTCCAGCTCTGGCAGAGAGGACAGAACCGCAGTCCGTGGGGCTCCTCCGGCCACACCCACCCCAGACACGTGCCCCGATCAGCAGCCTGCCGAGGCCTCACCGGTCAGTGTGATGTTGGGACTGTCACCGTGATGCTGCCGGAACATGAAATCCACAAAGTACTGGGGGGTTGGCACGGCGTGGAAGCAGGACCCGTTTCCGACACGGTCCAGGAGGGCAGCCAGCACAGAGCCGGGGCTGCCGGGGGCCCCCGCCCTCGCCGCCTCGTCCAGCAGCTGAGGCAGGTCCACCAAGGCCTGGGTGAGGAGGAGCGAGGCCTCAGCTGCATCCCCAGTGCTGCCATCCCTGTAGTGCCCCCCCCAGATGCCAGTGACCCCAGGACCACCCGGGAGCAGCCCTTTCGGGGTACTGCCCGTCCCTGCTCACCTAAGCCCTGGGCTGGGCCCTCCCAGGGATTCCTCAAGTCCCTACCCTGCTCGGTGGTGAACATCCATCAGGAGCGCTCCAGCCACGCCCGCCCTCCTGAGTGTCCCCAGACTTCCCCCAGGTGCCCTTGGGGACCTGTTCTATCCACCACAGCCAGGCCAGACCGTCTGAGTGTGTCCTCTCTCCTTAGTCCCCCTCCACCGTCCTCAGCCACCCCTGGCCAGCCTGCCCGGGCCCTCACCTCCTCGGTGGTGGGCCAGCAGGTGGTCTGGACCTGAATCTTCTGCAGCAGCCTGCTCAAGCCTGGGGTCAGGGCCTTGGGGTCCCCGAGCAGGGCCAGAAGACGGTCAGCTCGGGAGGCCCAGCGGCCTGCCCGGACATCCTCACATGTGCCTTCAGGGTCGCTGAGGTAAAGGGCCGTGGCCGCACTGAGGCGGGCTATGTGTGCGGGCTCCAGGACCGTCCTTGGGGGCAGCCCTGGGTCCTCCGGCCCACCCAGGGCCAGAAGGTCTTCCACAGACAGGCACTGTGGGCAGAGACAGGTGAGCGGGGCCCAGGCACCTGGTCCCAAGCTACTGCTTCCCTGTGGGGCCACCCCTTCCATCAGCGGCTCCCACCGACTCCCCTCAATGACAGGGGTGCATGCACAGAGGGGTCCCAGGTAGTTATCCCACCCCCCGTCCCGTCCAGGTGGTTTCCTTCCTGGGACCGCTGTCTGGGGGCCACAGTGGGAGGTGGCCCTGGAATTAGGAGCTGTGCGTCCCCCATCATGGTCCCCCTCAACCCTGGGGAGGAGAAGGGTGGGCTGGGGGCTGTGGGCAGAGCCAGGGCATgaggctccttggtctctgcccgcCTCTTGGAGTTTGCCCAGGCACTTTGCTACCAGCCCGTGGGGTGGACCTATCAGGCGGGGCACTTACCTTTCCACACGGCCCTGAGGCGCAGTGCACACGGGCCGCCAGTGTATTTAACAGGCCGCCCAGAGCCACGCGGTCCAGAGCGCCCTGGCCCGAAGACAACGAAGTCAGCAGGTGAGGAGGCCGGGCTGCCGTCGCGGTGGCCGCCAACAGAGccggcagcggcagcagcagcagcagcagctccagcTCGTGCCACACGAAGGCCGCCATGCTGAGGCCACCAGGGACGGGACAGGACACGGGACACGACACGCGGGAGTCAGCCGGGACAGACTGCGCACAGAGAGGGCTGGCAGGGGCAGACTGGGGCTGAGGGACAGGATCTCTCCCAGGTATTTCCTGCGGGGCTCTGTGATTGGCTGTCTGCTGCCGGCGTCG
It includes:
- the SLC39A4 gene encoding zinc transporter ZIP4 isoform X2, with the protein product MVNLRRRQQTANHRAPQEIPGRDPVPQPQSAPASPLCAQSVPADSRVSCPVSCPVPGGLSMAAFVWHELELLLLLLPLPALLAATATAARPPHLLTSLSSGQGALDRVALGGLLNTLAARVHCASGPCGKALTPGLSRLLQKIQVQTTCWPTTEEALVDLPQLLDEAARAGAPGSPGSVLAALLDRVGNGSCFHAVPTPQYFVDFMFRQHHGDSPNITLTELEALMRHLGVGRETEPHGDHSHHSDHSDHGDHSHHSDHDHHSDHGDHSHHSDHDRHSDHDHHHHIHRRKRGDLATPNSSSSSVWDTVCLSAREVMAVYGLSEQTGVSPEAWVQLSPALLQQQLSGACHVQPSHPAYNQLSQAEKYLYSSLATLLICLCSVLGLLLLICTGCSTTAHYVIQTFLGLAVGALTGDAFLHLTPKVLGLHQHNVHQEHGFEEHRVEDHSPQPTWRLLVALSGLYAFFLFEKLCDLLLPLDPEDPKDEPRSHTGHSGHSHGVPLQLAPRELRQPKQPHESSHADLVAEESPELLNPRPRRLSPELRLLPYMITLGDALHNFADGLAVGAAFTSSWKTGLATSLAVICHEVPHELGDFAALLHAGLSAPRALLLNLASALTAFAGLYVALAVGVGEESESWILAVAVGLFLYVALCDMLPAMLSVRDQRPWLLFLLHNVGLLGGWAILLLLSLYEDNITL
- the SLC39A4 gene encoding zinc transporter ZIP4 isoform X3 — its product is MVNLRRRQQTANHRAPQEIPGRDPVPQPQSAPASPLCAQSVPADSRVSCPVSCPVPGGLSMAAFVWHELELLLLLLPLPALLAATATAARPPHLLTSLSSGQGALDRVALGGLLNTLAARVHCASGPCGKALVDLPQLLDEAARAGAPGSPGSVLAALLDRVGNGSCFHAVPTPQYFVDFMFRQHHGDSPNITLTELEALMRHLGVGRETEPHGDHSHHSDHSDHGDHSHHSDHDHHSDHGDHSHHSDHDRHSDHDHHHHIHRRKRGDLATPNSSSSSVWDTVCLSAREVMAVYGLSEQTGVSPEAWVQLSPALLQQQLSGACHVQPSHPAYNQLSQAEKYLYSSLATLLICLCSVLGLLLLICTGCSTTAHYVIQTFLGLAVGALTGDAFLHLTPKVLGLHQHNVHQEHGFEEHRVEDHSPQPTWRLLVALSGLYAFFLFEKLCDLLLPLDPEDPKDEPRSHTGHSGHSHGVPLQLAPRELRQPKQPHESSHADLVAEESPELLNPRPRRLSPELRLLPYMITLGDALHNFADGLAVGAAFTSSWKTGLATSLAVICHEVPHELGDFAALLHAGLSAPRALLLNLASALTAFAGLYVALAVGVGEESESWILAVAVGLFLYVALCDMLPAMLSVRDQRPWLLFLLHNVGLLGGWAILLLLSLYEDNITL
- the SLC39A4 gene encoding zinc transporter ZIP4 isoform X1; this translates as MVNLRRRQQTANHRAPQEIPGRDPVPQPQSAPASPLCAQSVPADSRVSCPVSCPVPGGLSMAAFVWHELELLLLLLPLPALLAATATAARPPHLLTSLSSGQGALDRVALGGLLNTLAARVHCASGPCGKCLSVEDLLALGGPEDPGLPPRTVLEPAHIARLSAATALYLSDPEGTCEDVRAGRWASRADRLLALLGDPKALTPGLSRLLQKIQVQTTCWPTTEEALVDLPQLLDEAARAGAPGSPGSVLAALLDRVGNGSCFHAVPTPQYFVDFMFRQHHGDSPNITLTELEALMRHLGVGRETEPHGDHSHHSDHSDHGDHSHHSDHDHHSDHGDHSHHSDHDRHSDHDHHHHIHRRKRGDLATPNSSSSSVWDTVCLSAREVMAVYGLSEQTGVSPEAWVQLSPALLQQQLSGACHVQPSHPAYNQLSQAEKYLYSSLATLLICLCSVLGLLLLICTGCSTTAHYVIQTFLGLAVGALTGDAFLHLTPKVLGLHQHNVHQEHGFEEHRVEDHSPQPTWRLLVALSGLYAFFLFEKLCDLLLPLDPEDPKDEPRSHTGHSGHSHGVPLQLAPRELRQPKQPHESSHADLVAEESPELLNPRPRRLSPELRLLPYMITLGDALHNFADGLAVGAAFTSSWKTGLATSLAVICHEVPHELGDFAALLHAGLSAPRALLLNLASALTAFAGLYVALAVGVGEESESWILAVAVGLFLYVALCDMLPAMLSVRDQRPWLLFLLHNVGLLGGWAILLLLSLYEDNITL